Proteins encoded within one genomic window of Gadus chalcogrammus isolate NIFS_2021 chromosome 6, NIFS_Gcha_1.0, whole genome shotgun sequence:
- the cdc14b gene encoding dual specificity protein phosphatase CDC14B isoform X5: MFKTVAKKPVDDFFCVEIIKDQLYFAVLQQKIKSTSERHSFCVDDELVYENFYADFGPLNLAMFYRFCCKLTKKLKSITLCRKKILFYTCGDHKKQANAAYLIGSYAVLHLHMTPEEASSLLVSKNSTYLPFRDASFGTCLYNLSILDCLHAIQKAVEFSWLDFTNFDVEEYEHYERAENGDFNWIIPGKFLAFSGPHPKSKIENGYPLHAPEAYFPYFRKHNVTTIVRLNKKMYDARRFTDSGFEHHDLFFVDGSTPTDAIVRKFLNICENAEGAIAVHCKAGLGRTGTLIACYMMKHYHLTAAEAIAWIRICRPGSVIGPQQNYVEDKQAGMWTEGDGFKEKMLDEQENGKMAVTRILSGVDDITINGSNNKRTPKNEQKMELYNDEEERNGVTQGDKLRALKSKRQSRSSTGSLSQGENKIHTRSSSLSPSRCILQSSSYKASVNAPTLASQSDSRKRTRTSLPANGVANSSLCHSRLARSLGNLHVQTGDRDLLCFEPCGKPRETNCSTANRGTLTNLNTAKAHHNQSLRTQS; this comes from the exons ATGTTTAAAACGGTCGCCAAGAAACCCGTGGacgattttttttgtgttgaaaTAATCAAGG ACCAACTCTATTTCGCCGTACTCCAGCAGAAGATTAAAAGCACATCCGAACGTCACTCTTTCTGTGTAGACGATGAGCTGGTATACGAGAA CTTCTATGCGGACTTTGGCCCCCTTAACCTGGCCATGTTTTATCGTTTCTGTTGCAAACTCACCAAGAAGCTCAAG TCCATTACGCTCTGTAGGAAGAAGATTCTCTTCTATACCTGTGGAGACCATAAGAAGCAAGCCAATGCTGCTTACCTGATCGGCTCCTATGCT GTATTGCATCTTCACATGACCCCAGAGGAGGCATCCAGTTTACTTGTCTCCAAGAATTCAACATATCTTCCATTTAG AGATGCCTCATTTGGAACATGCTTGTACAATCTGAGCATTCTGGACTGCCTTCATGCCATCCAGAAG GCAGTGGAGTTTAGCTGGCTTGACTTCACCAACTTTGATGTGGAGGAGTATGAACATTACGAG AGAGCAGAAAATGGGGACTTTAACTGGATTATTCCAGGCAAGTTCCTCGCTTTCAGTGGGCCCCATCCGAAGAGCAAAATAGAGAATG GATACCCGCTCCACGCCCCCGAAGCCTACTTCCCTTACTTCAGGAAGCACAACGTTACCACTATCGTACGGCTCAACAAGAAGATGTACGACGCAAGGCGCTTCACCGACTCCGGCTTCGAGCACCACGACCTGTTCTTCGTGGACGGCAGCACGCCCACTGACGCCATCGTCAGGAAGTTCCTGAACATCTGTGAGAATGCAGAAGGCGCCATAGCTGTCCACTGCAAAG CTGGTCTGGGGCGTACAGGCACTCTGATCGCCTGCTACATGATGAAGCATTACCATCTTACAGCAGCGGAGGCCATCGCCTGGATACGGATCTGCCGCCCGGGGTCTGTTATTGGGCCCCAGCAGAACTATGTCGAAGA TAAGCAGGCCGGCATGTGGACAGAAGGGGATGGCTTCAAGGAGAAGATGCTGGATGAGCAGGAGAACGGCAAGATGGCCGTCACCCGGATCCTATCTGGGGTGGATGACATCACCATCAACGGCAGCAACAATAAGAGAACGCCCAAAAATGAGCAGAAAATGGAACTG TAtaacgatgaggaggagaggaatggtGTGACACAAGGTGACAAACTGCGAGCACTGAAGAGCAAGAGGCAGTCCAGATCATCTACTGGTTCACTATC GCAAGGAGAAAACAAGATTCACACCAggtcatcctccctctctccaag CCGGTGCATCCTGCAGTCTAGCAGCTACAAGGCCAGTGTTAACGCCCCTACTCTGGCTAGCCAATCGGACAGCAGGAAAAGAACCAGAACCTCCCTGCCAGCCAATGGAGTAGCAAACAG CTCCCTGTGCCACAGCAGACTAGCCAGGTCCCTAGGCAACTTGCATGTTCAGACTGGCGACAGAGACCTGCTCTGCTTTGAGCCATGCGGTAAACCTAGAGAAACCAACTGTTCCACGGCCAACAGGGGCACTCTGACCAACCTTAACACGGCAAAGGCCCATCACAACCAG TCACTCCGTACCCAAAGCTAG
- the cdc14b gene encoding dual specificity protein phosphatase CDC14B isoform X3 produces the protein MKRKGERRRPESRKKRCSAHSSEAEHNKSDIYIGITDQLYFAVLQQKIKSTSERHSFCVDDELVYENFYADFGPLNLAMFYRFCCKLTKKLKSITLCRKKILFYTCGDHKKQANAAYLIGSYAVLHLHMTPEEASSLLVSKNSTYLPFRDASFGTCLYNLSILDCLHAIQKAVEFSWLDFTNFDVEEYEHYERAENGDFNWIIPGKFLAFSGPHPKSKIENGYPLHAPEAYFPYFRKHNVTTIVRLNKKMYDARRFTDSGFEHHDLFFVDGSTPTDAIVRKFLNICENAEGAIAVHCKAGLGRTGTLIACYMMKHYHLTAAEAIAWIRICRPGSVIGPQQNYVEDKQAGMWTEGDGFKEKMLDEQENGKMAVTRILSGVDDITINGSNNKRTPKNEQKMELYNDEEERNGVTQGDKLRALKSKRQSRSSTGSLSQGENKIHTRSSSLSPSRCILQSSSYKASVNAPTLASQSDSRKRTRTSLPANGVANSSLCHSRLARSLGNLHVQTGDRDLLCFEPCGKPRETNCSTANRGTLTNLNTAKAHHNQSLRTQS, from the exons ATGAAGCGTAAAGGCGAGAGGAGGCGACCAGAGTCTAGAAAAAAGCGCTGTTCAGCTCACAGCTCAGAGGCGGAGCATAACAAGTCTGATATTTACATTGGGATAACAG ACCAACTCTATTTCGCCGTACTCCAGCAGAAGATTAAAAGCACATCCGAACGTCACTCTTTCTGTGTAGACGATGAGCTGGTATACGAGAA CTTCTATGCGGACTTTGGCCCCCTTAACCTGGCCATGTTTTATCGTTTCTGTTGCAAACTCACCAAGAAGCTCAAG TCCATTACGCTCTGTAGGAAGAAGATTCTCTTCTATACCTGTGGAGACCATAAGAAGCAAGCCAATGCTGCTTACCTGATCGGCTCCTATGCT GTATTGCATCTTCACATGACCCCAGAGGAGGCATCCAGTTTACTTGTCTCCAAGAATTCAACATATCTTCCATTTAG AGATGCCTCATTTGGAACATGCTTGTACAATCTGAGCATTCTGGACTGCCTTCATGCCATCCAGAAG GCAGTGGAGTTTAGCTGGCTTGACTTCACCAACTTTGATGTGGAGGAGTATGAACATTACGAG AGAGCAGAAAATGGGGACTTTAACTGGATTATTCCAGGCAAGTTCCTCGCTTTCAGTGGGCCCCATCCGAAGAGCAAAATAGAGAATG GATACCCGCTCCACGCCCCCGAAGCCTACTTCCCTTACTTCAGGAAGCACAACGTTACCACTATCGTACGGCTCAACAAGAAGATGTACGACGCAAGGCGCTTCACCGACTCCGGCTTCGAGCACCACGACCTGTTCTTCGTGGACGGCAGCACGCCCACTGACGCCATCGTCAGGAAGTTCCTGAACATCTGTGAGAATGCAGAAGGCGCCATAGCTGTCCACTGCAAAG CTGGTCTGGGGCGTACAGGCACTCTGATCGCCTGCTACATGATGAAGCATTACCATCTTACAGCAGCGGAGGCCATCGCCTGGATACGGATCTGCCGCCCGGGGTCTGTTATTGGGCCCCAGCAGAACTATGTCGAAGA TAAGCAGGCCGGCATGTGGACAGAAGGGGATGGCTTCAAGGAGAAGATGCTGGATGAGCAGGAGAACGGCAAGATGGCCGTCACCCGGATCCTATCTGGGGTGGATGACATCACCATCAACGGCAGCAACAATAAGAGAACGCCCAAAAATGAGCAGAAAATGGAACTG TAtaacgatgaggaggagaggaatggtGTGACACAAGGTGACAAACTGCGAGCACTGAAGAGCAAGAGGCAGTCCAGATCATCTACTGGTTCACTATC GCAAGGAGAAAACAAGATTCACACCAggtcatcctccctctctccaag CCGGTGCATCCTGCAGTCTAGCAGCTACAAGGCCAGTGTTAACGCCCCTACTCTGGCTAGCCAATCGGACAGCAGGAAAAGAACCAGAACCTCCCTGCCAGCCAATGGAGTAGCAAACAG CTCCCTGTGCCACAGCAGACTAGCCAGGTCCCTAGGCAACTTGCATGTTCAGACTGGCGACAGAGACCTGCTCTGCTTTGAGCCATGCGGTAAACCTAGAGAAACCAACTGTTCCACGGCCAACAGGGGCACTCTGACCAACCTTAACACGGCAAAGGCCCATCACAACCAG TCACTCCGTACCCAAAGCTAG
- the cdc14b gene encoding dual specificity protein phosphatase CDC14B isoform X2, which produces MKRKGERRRPESRKKRCSAHSSEAEHNKSDIYIGITDQLYFAVLQQKIKSTSERHSFCVDDELVYENFYADFGPLNLAMFYRFCCKLTKKLKSITLCRKKILFYTCGDHKKQANAAYLIGSYAVLHLHMTPEEASSLLVSKNSTYLPFRDASFGTCLYNLSILDCLHAIQKAVEFSWLDFTNFDVEEYEHYERAENGDFNWIIPGKFLAFSGPHPKSKIENGYPLHAPEAYFPYFRKHNVTTIVRLNKKMYDARRFTDSGFEHHDLFFVDGSTPTDAIVRKFLNICENAEGAIAVHCKAGLGRTGTLIACYMMKHYHLTAAEAIAWIRICRPGSVIGPQQNYVEDKQAGMWTEGDGFKEKMLDEQENGKMAVTRILSGVDDITINGSNNKRTPKNEQKMELYNDEEERNGVTQGDKLRALKSKRQSRSSTGSLSQGENKIHTRSSSLSPSRCILQSSSYKASVNAPTLASQSDSRKRTRTSLPANGVANSSLCHSRLARSLGNLHVQTGDRDLLCFEPCGKPRETNCSTANRGTLTNLNTAKAHHNQMHCGQRM; this is translated from the exons ATGAAGCGTAAAGGCGAGAGGAGGCGACCAGAGTCTAGAAAAAAGCGCTGTTCAGCTCACAGCTCAGAGGCGGAGCATAACAAGTCTGATATTTACATTGGGATAACAG ACCAACTCTATTTCGCCGTACTCCAGCAGAAGATTAAAAGCACATCCGAACGTCACTCTTTCTGTGTAGACGATGAGCTGGTATACGAGAA CTTCTATGCGGACTTTGGCCCCCTTAACCTGGCCATGTTTTATCGTTTCTGTTGCAAACTCACCAAGAAGCTCAAG TCCATTACGCTCTGTAGGAAGAAGATTCTCTTCTATACCTGTGGAGACCATAAGAAGCAAGCCAATGCTGCTTACCTGATCGGCTCCTATGCT GTATTGCATCTTCACATGACCCCAGAGGAGGCATCCAGTTTACTTGTCTCCAAGAATTCAACATATCTTCCATTTAG AGATGCCTCATTTGGAACATGCTTGTACAATCTGAGCATTCTGGACTGCCTTCATGCCATCCAGAAG GCAGTGGAGTTTAGCTGGCTTGACTTCACCAACTTTGATGTGGAGGAGTATGAACATTACGAG AGAGCAGAAAATGGGGACTTTAACTGGATTATTCCAGGCAAGTTCCTCGCTTTCAGTGGGCCCCATCCGAAGAGCAAAATAGAGAATG GATACCCGCTCCACGCCCCCGAAGCCTACTTCCCTTACTTCAGGAAGCACAACGTTACCACTATCGTACGGCTCAACAAGAAGATGTACGACGCAAGGCGCTTCACCGACTCCGGCTTCGAGCACCACGACCTGTTCTTCGTGGACGGCAGCACGCCCACTGACGCCATCGTCAGGAAGTTCCTGAACATCTGTGAGAATGCAGAAGGCGCCATAGCTGTCCACTGCAAAG CTGGTCTGGGGCGTACAGGCACTCTGATCGCCTGCTACATGATGAAGCATTACCATCTTACAGCAGCGGAGGCCATCGCCTGGATACGGATCTGCCGCCCGGGGTCTGTTATTGGGCCCCAGCAGAACTATGTCGAAGA TAAGCAGGCCGGCATGTGGACAGAAGGGGATGGCTTCAAGGAGAAGATGCTGGATGAGCAGGAGAACGGCAAGATGGCCGTCACCCGGATCCTATCTGGGGTGGATGACATCACCATCAACGGCAGCAACAATAAGAGAACGCCCAAAAATGAGCAGAAAATGGAACTG TAtaacgatgaggaggagaggaatggtGTGACACAAGGTGACAAACTGCGAGCACTGAAGAGCAAGAGGCAGTCCAGATCATCTACTGGTTCACTATC GCAAGGAGAAAACAAGATTCACACCAggtcatcctccctctctccaag CCGGTGCATCCTGCAGTCTAGCAGCTACAAGGCCAGTGTTAACGCCCCTACTCTGGCTAGCCAATCGGACAGCAGGAAAAGAACCAGAACCTCCCTGCCAGCCAATGGAGTAGCAAACAG CTCCCTGTGCCACAGCAGACTAGCCAGGTCCCTAGGCAACTTGCATGTTCAGACTGGCGACAGAGACCTGCTCTGCTTTGAGCCATGCGGTAAACCTAGAGAAACCAACTGTTCCACGGCCAACAGGGGCACTCTGACCAACCTTAACACGGCAAAGGCCCATCACAACCAG ATGCACTGTGGACAGAGGATGTAA
- the cdc14b gene encoding dual specificity protein phosphatase CDC14B isoform X4 yields MFKTVAKKPVDDFFCVEIIKDQLYFAVLQQKIKSTSERHSFCVDDELVYENFYADFGPLNLAMFYRFCCKLTKKLKSITLCRKKILFYTCGDHKKQANAAYLIGSYAVLHLHMTPEEASSLLVSKNSTYLPFRDASFGTCLYNLSILDCLHAIQKAVEFSWLDFTNFDVEEYEHYERAENGDFNWIIPGKFLAFSGPHPKSKIENGYPLHAPEAYFPYFRKHNVTTIVRLNKKMYDARRFTDSGFEHHDLFFVDGSTPTDAIVRKFLNICENAEGAIAVHCKAGLGRTGTLIACYMMKHYHLTAAEAIAWIRICRPGSVIGPQQNYVEDKQAGMWTEGDGFKEKMLDEQENGKMAVTRILSGVDDITINGSNNKRTPKNEQKMELYNDEEERNGVTQGDKLRALKSKRQSRSSTGSLSQGENKIHTRSSSLSPSRCILQSSSYKASVNAPTLASQSDSRKRTRTSLPANGVANSSLCHSRLARSLGNLHVQTGDRDLLCFEPCGKPRETNCSTANRGTLTNLNTAKAHHNQASSPQAYS; encoded by the exons ATGTTTAAAACGGTCGCCAAGAAACCCGTGGacgattttttttgtgttgaaaTAATCAAGG ACCAACTCTATTTCGCCGTACTCCAGCAGAAGATTAAAAGCACATCCGAACGTCACTCTTTCTGTGTAGACGATGAGCTGGTATACGAGAA CTTCTATGCGGACTTTGGCCCCCTTAACCTGGCCATGTTTTATCGTTTCTGTTGCAAACTCACCAAGAAGCTCAAG TCCATTACGCTCTGTAGGAAGAAGATTCTCTTCTATACCTGTGGAGACCATAAGAAGCAAGCCAATGCTGCTTACCTGATCGGCTCCTATGCT GTATTGCATCTTCACATGACCCCAGAGGAGGCATCCAGTTTACTTGTCTCCAAGAATTCAACATATCTTCCATTTAG AGATGCCTCATTTGGAACATGCTTGTACAATCTGAGCATTCTGGACTGCCTTCATGCCATCCAGAAG GCAGTGGAGTTTAGCTGGCTTGACTTCACCAACTTTGATGTGGAGGAGTATGAACATTACGAG AGAGCAGAAAATGGGGACTTTAACTGGATTATTCCAGGCAAGTTCCTCGCTTTCAGTGGGCCCCATCCGAAGAGCAAAATAGAGAATG GATACCCGCTCCACGCCCCCGAAGCCTACTTCCCTTACTTCAGGAAGCACAACGTTACCACTATCGTACGGCTCAACAAGAAGATGTACGACGCAAGGCGCTTCACCGACTCCGGCTTCGAGCACCACGACCTGTTCTTCGTGGACGGCAGCACGCCCACTGACGCCATCGTCAGGAAGTTCCTGAACATCTGTGAGAATGCAGAAGGCGCCATAGCTGTCCACTGCAAAG CTGGTCTGGGGCGTACAGGCACTCTGATCGCCTGCTACATGATGAAGCATTACCATCTTACAGCAGCGGAGGCCATCGCCTGGATACGGATCTGCCGCCCGGGGTCTGTTATTGGGCCCCAGCAGAACTATGTCGAAGA TAAGCAGGCCGGCATGTGGACAGAAGGGGATGGCTTCAAGGAGAAGATGCTGGATGAGCAGGAGAACGGCAAGATGGCCGTCACCCGGATCCTATCTGGGGTGGATGACATCACCATCAACGGCAGCAACAATAAGAGAACGCCCAAAAATGAGCAGAAAATGGAACTG TAtaacgatgaggaggagaggaatggtGTGACACAAGGTGACAAACTGCGAGCACTGAAGAGCAAGAGGCAGTCCAGATCATCTACTGGTTCACTATC GCAAGGAGAAAACAAGATTCACACCAggtcatcctccctctctccaag CCGGTGCATCCTGCAGTCTAGCAGCTACAAGGCCAGTGTTAACGCCCCTACTCTGGCTAGCCAATCGGACAGCAGGAAAAGAACCAGAACCTCCCTGCCAGCCAATGGAGTAGCAAACAG CTCCCTGTGCCACAGCAGACTAGCCAGGTCCCTAGGCAACTTGCATGTTCAGACTGGCGACAGAGACCTGCTCTGCTTTGAGCCATGCGGTAAACCTAGAGAAACCAACTGTTCCACGGCCAACAGGGGCACTCTGACCAACCTTAACACGGCAAAGGCCCATCACAACCAGGCAAGCTCTCCACAGGCCTATTCATAA
- the cdc14b gene encoding dual specificity protein phosphatase CDC14B isoform X1: MKRKGERRRPESRKKRCSAHSSEAEHNKSDIYIGITDQLYFAVLQQKIKSTSERHSFCVDDELVYENFYADFGPLNLAMFYRFCCKLTKKLKSITLCRKKILFYTCGDHKKQANAAYLIGSYAVLHLHMTPEEASSLLVSKNSTYLPFRDASFGTCLYNLSILDCLHAIQKAVEFSWLDFTNFDVEEYEHYERAENGDFNWIIPGKFLAFSGPHPKSKIENGYPLHAPEAYFPYFRKHNVTTIVRLNKKMYDARRFTDSGFEHHDLFFVDGSTPTDAIVRKFLNICENAEGAIAVHCKAGLGRTGTLIACYMMKHYHLTAAEAIAWIRICRPGSVIGPQQNYVEDKQAGMWTEGDGFKEKMLDEQENGKMAVTRILSGVDDITINGSNNKRTPKNEQKMELYNDEEERNGVTQGDKLRALKSKRQSRSSTGSLSQGENKIHTRSSSLSPSRCILQSSSYKASVNAPTLASQSDSRKRTRTSLPANGVANSSLCHSRLARSLGNLHVQTGDRDLLCFEPCGKPRETNCSTANRGTLTNLNTAKAHHNQASSPQAYS, from the exons ATGAAGCGTAAAGGCGAGAGGAGGCGACCAGAGTCTAGAAAAAAGCGCTGTTCAGCTCACAGCTCAGAGGCGGAGCATAACAAGTCTGATATTTACATTGGGATAACAG ACCAACTCTATTTCGCCGTACTCCAGCAGAAGATTAAAAGCACATCCGAACGTCACTCTTTCTGTGTAGACGATGAGCTGGTATACGAGAA CTTCTATGCGGACTTTGGCCCCCTTAACCTGGCCATGTTTTATCGTTTCTGTTGCAAACTCACCAAGAAGCTCAAG TCCATTACGCTCTGTAGGAAGAAGATTCTCTTCTATACCTGTGGAGACCATAAGAAGCAAGCCAATGCTGCTTACCTGATCGGCTCCTATGCT GTATTGCATCTTCACATGACCCCAGAGGAGGCATCCAGTTTACTTGTCTCCAAGAATTCAACATATCTTCCATTTAG AGATGCCTCATTTGGAACATGCTTGTACAATCTGAGCATTCTGGACTGCCTTCATGCCATCCAGAAG GCAGTGGAGTTTAGCTGGCTTGACTTCACCAACTTTGATGTGGAGGAGTATGAACATTACGAG AGAGCAGAAAATGGGGACTTTAACTGGATTATTCCAGGCAAGTTCCTCGCTTTCAGTGGGCCCCATCCGAAGAGCAAAATAGAGAATG GATACCCGCTCCACGCCCCCGAAGCCTACTTCCCTTACTTCAGGAAGCACAACGTTACCACTATCGTACGGCTCAACAAGAAGATGTACGACGCAAGGCGCTTCACCGACTCCGGCTTCGAGCACCACGACCTGTTCTTCGTGGACGGCAGCACGCCCACTGACGCCATCGTCAGGAAGTTCCTGAACATCTGTGAGAATGCAGAAGGCGCCATAGCTGTCCACTGCAAAG CTGGTCTGGGGCGTACAGGCACTCTGATCGCCTGCTACATGATGAAGCATTACCATCTTACAGCAGCGGAGGCCATCGCCTGGATACGGATCTGCCGCCCGGGGTCTGTTATTGGGCCCCAGCAGAACTATGTCGAAGA TAAGCAGGCCGGCATGTGGACAGAAGGGGATGGCTTCAAGGAGAAGATGCTGGATGAGCAGGAGAACGGCAAGATGGCCGTCACCCGGATCCTATCTGGGGTGGATGACATCACCATCAACGGCAGCAACAATAAGAGAACGCCCAAAAATGAGCAGAAAATGGAACTG TAtaacgatgaggaggagaggaatggtGTGACACAAGGTGACAAACTGCGAGCACTGAAGAGCAAGAGGCAGTCCAGATCATCTACTGGTTCACTATC GCAAGGAGAAAACAAGATTCACACCAggtcatcctccctctctccaag CCGGTGCATCCTGCAGTCTAGCAGCTACAAGGCCAGTGTTAACGCCCCTACTCTGGCTAGCCAATCGGACAGCAGGAAAAGAACCAGAACCTCCCTGCCAGCCAATGGAGTAGCAAACAG CTCCCTGTGCCACAGCAGACTAGCCAGGTCCCTAGGCAACTTGCATGTTCAGACTGGCGACAGAGACCTGCTCTGCTTTGAGCCATGCGGTAAACCTAGAGAAACCAACTGTTCCACGGCCAACAGGGGCACTCTGACCAACCTTAACACGGCAAAGGCCCATCACAACCAGGCAAGCTCTCCACAGGCCTATTCATAA